The DNA sequence TCCCGATCTGCAAAAATTTATACATCGCCGTGGGCGAGCTCAAAACCGCCACCGATGCGCCCGCTACGCAAACGGCGAAAATAACGGCAAAGAGTTTAAATTTACGTTTCGCTTCGCCGCCTAAGATATACAAACAAAAACCAAATAAAACAAAACAAGCCAGTACCGCACCCCAGCTACCCCTAGTGCCGCTCAAAATATCAAGCCCTACGGCCGCAAGACAAAGCGCGCCGCACGAAACTCGCGCCCAAAGCCGCCTAAAGATAAAAACTCCCGCCAGCACAAAAGGCAAAAATCTATCCACGTAGTCCGCGTACGCTCGGCGCACGACCCGCGCGTCAAATTCGCCCGCGCTGCCAAGCCTCCCAAACTCGCTAAAAAGCGGCGCGGCGTAATAAACGCTGATAACCGCAAAGGCCGCTATCAGCGCGTAAAAAAATGATTTTGCTTGAGCGGCCTCGCCGTTTGCCGCGACGTAGACAATGAGCAAAAAAGCAAATCCGCGCCCAAATTCGCCCGCAGCGTTGCCCAGCGAATCAAACTGCGGCGCGTAGGGAAAGGCCGAGATCAAAAACGCATAAAAGGTAAATGCGATAAGGCAAAACGCGGGCGAGCGAGAAAGGCTAAAATTTACGCCGACCCTTGCGGCAAATCGCGTCCTATCCGTGAAATAAAGCCAGATCGCGCAGACAAGCGCGAGATAAAGCGAGACGTTTTTCGCCGCCGTCATACGCGGCATATGCTCGCAAGCGATAAAAACGCAAACGAGATATAAGGCGGTGTTTTGCAGGCGGTTTTGCAGTTTCGTCATTTTTTTCCTTAAATTTTAAACGCCCATTATAACGATAAAATCATTAAAATCCAGTAAGCGGTTTTTGAGTCAAATTTTCACTCTCGCTCGCTCAAAAATGTCCGTAAATTTATAAATTTATGCTAAATTTAGGCTAAATTTTATAAATAATAAAGGCTTACGTTTTGATATATTTTCTCATTTATTTGCTGCTATATCCGTATCTTTTTGCGATGAAAAAGCTAAAATTTAAAGGCGAAAAAGGCAAAATTTTACTCATCCAAACCGCTAAAATCGGCGACTACGCAAACTCGACCGTGATCTTTGAAAAACTGGGCAAATTTGACGTACTCATCGACGAGATAAATCTAGCCTTCGCAAAACACGACAGCCGAATAGAAAAAATATTTACGATAAACGGCGTAAAACGCAAAAAAACCTCCAAACTAGGACTCGCACTCGAGCTTTTTTCGCGCAACTACGAGAGCGTCTACGTGCTGATGCCAAACAGTCTAAATCTCTTTATAGCGCGCTGCACGCTAGCTAAAAACATAGTCGCCGTGCACCACTACGCGGCATCTAGCGACTTTGCCCTGCTGGCGCTCGGTATGAAAAAAGTGCCGCATACCCTGCAAGACCTCACGCTGCTAACCTACCTAAAAACGCTGGGCGAGAGCGAGCTAAAATATGAAAAATGTTTGCAAAAACCGCTCTTTATCCCGCAAGAAAATCTAATAAAAAGCGGCAAATTTAAGATTGGCGTAAGCCTGAGCGCGGGCAACAAAATGAAAATGCCGCCAAAACATACTTGGGAAAAAATATTTGAAATTTTCGCTAAATTTGACTGCGAGGTTTACATTTTCGGCGTCGGCGAAGAGGCTGCGCTGCTAAAAAACCTGCTCGCGGAAAATACGGACAAAAAACAGACGGAAAATCCGAGCGATGGACAAATTTGCGCAAATTTAGCCGGTAGCGATACGAGCGAAATTTGCGGCGATCTTAAAAATGCAAACGAAGAGCAACCAAAAGCTCAAATTTGCAGCGAAAGCAGTACTGGCGGCGAGTCAAATTTTAGCTCGCAAATTTGCGATACTTACGTGAAAAAATTCGGTGAAAACGAGCTAAAAATCATCTCTTTGATAGATAAAATCAAACTTGAGGAGCTGCCGTTTTACCTCTCGCAGATGCAGCTTTACGCGAGCTCGGATACGGGCAACTACTACGTCGCAGATAGCGTTCGCACGCCCACGATCTGCCTGATGGGGCCCTGCTTTGCTAGCGAACAAAGAGGCGTCGCCGACTCGCTCGTGATAAACTCGAATTTATCGCCCGTTAGCTCCGTGTTTAAAACCGTGCGGGATATCGACGCGAGCGCGTTTTTCGAGCTTAGCGAGCAAAACCTCGCAGACATCGAGGCCTTCGTCAAAGTTCGCTATATATCCTATCTATCCCGCGAAGATAATTTTCTATGCTAAATGCCTTTATAACGGCTTCATCGGGGCTTTTTGAGCTGGGTTTTCGCAAGCTTTCAAAGCAGGCCAAAAGCGCGTCCGAGCTTCTTTGAACTATAAAAAAATCTTGCTTTTTTGAGGAGATTTCATAAATCTCCCTTATGACGGCGATATCAGAGTACACCACGCCAAGCCCGCAGCCAAGCGCCTCGATCACGACTCTAGGTAGTCCCTCGTCGCTAGAAAATCCAAGCACGTAGTCGCACGCTGCGTAAATCTCGTCCATCTTGGAGACAAAGCCCAGATACTCGGCTTTGTCCGATTTTATCAGTGCGTCAAATTTGGCTTTCGCGCCCGCCTTTAGCTCGCCTCCGCCTGCGAAATAAACCTTTATATCGCTTCTTTTTAGTCCCGCAAGCGCGTCAAAAACTAGCTCGTGCCCCTTTAGCGTCAAGAAATTTGCGGGCATTACGATATTTATTTTTTCGGCGTCAAATTTGGCTTTTAGGGTGGCGCTTTTATCGTCGCCGCTATTTTTTAAATTTGACCGAGAATGGCTCAAATTTTCATCCGTCTCAGACTTTTCCCGCCTTAAAGCAGGCGCCTCCACGGGGTT is a window from the Campylobacter massiliensis genome containing:
- a CDS encoding glycosyltransferase family 9 protein; translated protein: MIYFLIYLLLYPYLFAMKKLKFKGEKGKILLIQTAKIGDYANSTVIFEKLGKFDVLIDEINLAFAKHDSRIEKIFTINGVKRKKTSKLGLALELFSRNYESVYVLMPNSLNLFIARCTLAKNIVAVHHYAASSDFALLALGMKKVPHTLQDLTLLTYLKTLGESELKYEKCLQKPLFIPQENLIKSGKFKIGVSLSAGNKMKMPPKHTWEKIFEIFAKFDCEVYIFGVGEEAALLKNLLAENTDKKQTENPSDGQICANLAGSDTSEICGDLKNANEEQPKAQICSESSTGGESNFSSQICDTYVKKFGENELKIISLIDKIKLEELPFYLSQMQLYASSDTGNYYVADSVRTPTICLMGPCFASEQRGVADSLVINSNLSPVSSVFKTVRDIDASAFFELSEQNLADIEAFVKVRYISYLSREDNFLC
- a CDS encoding glycosyltransferase family 4 protein yields the protein MKKIFFVDTGREYGGGTKSFLYLLRGLAAQQKYELCAFFETDYEAGGRNISQIIEEAGAKFIKFKPKKQPSKLKKELLRALGGQILAKYLYKKDYDYALCLLRQVRPDVVHLNNHFSTNLAYIAAANTLNIAVVQHLRKNSAVEPFKLEILKRLKFTPVCVSNATYDFYAAQIKMTKNVVYNPVEAPALRREKSETDENLSHSRSNLKNSGDDKSATLKAKFDAEKINIVMPANFLTLKGHELVFDALAGLKRSDIKVYFAGGGELKAGAKAKFDALIKSDKAEYLGFVSKMDEIYAACDYVLGFSSDEGLPRVVIEALGCGLGVVYSDIAVIREIYEISSKKQDFFIVQRSSDALLACFESLRKPSSKSPDEAVIKAFSIENYLRGIDRIYSEL